In the Gossypium arboreum isolate Shixiya-1 chromosome 10, ASM2569848v2, whole genome shotgun sequence genome, one interval contains:
- the LOC108479282 gene encoding uncharacterized protein LOC108479282 has protein sequence MGPVAYQLELPPKLDRIHDVFHVSMLRRYRSDPTHIVPIEEIELRPDLTIKDEPVQILDGDVKVLRKKSIPLVKVLWCNHSTEEATWEPEDTMHQQYPHLF, from the coding sequence AtgggaccagttgcttatcaATTGGAGCTACCTCCGAAGTTGGATcggattcatgacgtgttccacgtctctatgttgaggcgttATCGCTCTGATCCTACTCATATTGTTCCTATTGAGGAGATTGAGTTGAGGCCAGACTTGACCATTAAGGATGAGCCAGTTCAGATTCTTGATGGTGATGTTAAGGTTCTGCGAAAGAAGTCTATCCCTCTAGTGAAGGTTTTATGGTGTAATCATAGTACTGAGGAGGCGACTTGGGAGCCTGAGGATACGATgcatcagcagtatcctcatctattttga